In Nycticebus coucang isolate mNycCou1 chromosome 9, mNycCou1.pri, whole genome shotgun sequence, the following are encoded in one genomic region:
- the APOBEC2 gene encoding C->U-editing enzyme APOBEC-2: MAQKEEATAAAAPASQNGEDLENLDDPEKLKELIELPPFEIVTGERLPVNFFKFQFRNVEYSSGRNKTFLCYVVEVQAKGGQVQASRGYLEDEHAAAHAEEAFFNTILPAFDPALKYNVTWYVSSSPCAACADRIIKTLNQTKNLRLLILVGRLFMWEEPEIQAALKKLKEAGCKLRIMKPQDFEYIWQNFVEQEEGESKAFEPWEDIQENFLYYEEKLAEILK; this comes from the exons ATGGCCCAGAAGGAAGAGGCCACTGCAGCTGCGGCGCCTGCCTCCCAGAATGGGGAAGACCTGGAGAACCTGGATGACCCTGAGAAGCTGAAGGAGCTGATTGAGCTGCCGCCCTTTGAGATCGTCACAGG GGAACGACTACCTGTCAATTTCTTTAAGTTTCAGTTCCGGAATGTGGAGTACAGTTCTGGGCGGAACAAGACCTTCCTCTGCTATGTGGTTGAAGTGCAGGCCAAGGGAGGCCAAGTGCAGGCCTCTCGAGGATACCTAGAAGATGAGCACGCAGCTGCCCATGCAGAAGAAGCCTTCTTCAATACCATCCTTCCAGCCTTTGACCCGGCCCTGAAGTACAATGTCACCTGGTACGTGTCCTCTAGCCCCTGTGCAGCTTGTGCTGACCGCATTATCAAAACCCTTAACCAGACCAAGAACCTGCGCCTGCTCATTCTGGTGGGGCGACTCTTCATGTGGGAGGAGCCAGAGATCCAGGCTGCTCTAAAGAAGCTGAAGGAAGCAGGCTGTAAACTGCGCATCATGAAGCCCCAGGACTTCGAGTACATCTGGCAGAATTTTGTTGAGCAAGAAGAGGGTGAATCCAAGGCCTTTGAGCCTTGGGAGGACATTCAGGAAAACTTCCTATACTATGAGGAGAAGCTGGCAGAGATCCTGAAGTAG
- the TSPO2 gene encoding translocator protein 2, producing MRLEGAVFVILPHLGPILVWLFTHTHVSSWCEGLRMLSWCPPHKVLLVIWTTVYSVMGYASYLVWNDLGGGFGWPLALPLGLYAVQLTISWTVLILFFTAHNSGLALLHLLLLYGLVVSTALTWNPINKLAALLLLPYLAWLTVTIAITYRLWRDSLYPEHQPHPTEEKSA from the exons ATGCGGCTTGAAGGGGCCGTCTTTGTGATCCTTCCCCATCTGGGGCCCATCCTGGTCTGGCTGTTCACTCATACGCACGTGTCCAGTTGGTGTGAGGGCCTGAGGATGCTGTCCTGGTGCCCACCCCACAAAGTCTTATTGGTTATATGGACAACTGTCTACTCTGTTATGGG CTATGCCTCCTACCTGGTGTGGAATGACTTGGGAGGGGGCTTTGGGTGGCCTCTGGCCCTGCCTCTCGGCCTCTATGCTGTACAGCTCACCATCAGCTGGACGGTCCTGATTCTCTTTTTCACAGCCCACAACTCTGGTCTG GCCCTGCTGCATCTGCTGCTGTTGTACGGGCTGGTGGTGAGCACAGCGCTGACCTGGAACCCTATCAACAAGCTGGCCGCCCTGCTACTGCTACCCTACCTGGCCTGGCTCACCGTGACCATTGCCATCACCTACCGCCTGTGGAGGGATAGTCTTTATCCCGAGCACCAGCCTCATCCCACAGAGGAGAAGAGTGCCTGA
- the OARD1 gene encoding ADP-ribose glycohydrolase OARD1 isoform X1: protein MPGRRREPTEFTAGSAAAITKECGLGSLARGARFRPATGRGAAILAEETHSGNSQLSIMASSLNEDQEGGRITYVKGDLFACPKTDSLAHCISEDCRMGAGIAVLFKKKFGGVQELLNQQKKSGEVAVLKRDGRYIYYLITKKRASHKPTYENLQKSLEAMKSHCLKNGVTDLSMPRIGCGLDRLQWENVSAMIEEVFEATDIKITVYTL, encoded by the exons ATGCCCGGGCGGCGGCGGGAACCCACGGAATTTACCGCCGGAAGTGCGGCGGCCATCACCAAAGAGTGCGGGCTCGGCTCACTAGCTAGAGGGGCTCGCTTCCGCCCCGCTACCGGGAGGGGGGCGGCCATTTTAG CTGAAGAAACACATTCTGGAAATAGCCAACTCAGTATCATGGCCAGCAGCCTTAATGAAGATCAAGAAGGAGGCAGA ATCACGTATGTGAAAGGAGATCTTTTTGCATGCCCCAAAACAGACTCTTTAGCCCACTGTATCAGTGAGGATTGTCGCATGGGTGCTGGGATAGCTGTTCTCTTCAAGAAGAAATTTGGAGGGGTGCAAGAACTGTTAAATCAGC AAAAGAAATCTGGAGAAGTGGCTGTTCTGAAGAGAGATGGGCGATATATATATTACTTG ATTACAAAGAAAAGGGCTTCGCACAAGCCAACTTATGAAAACTTGCAAAAGAGTTTAGAGGCCATGAAGTCTCATTGTCTGAAAAATGGAGTCACGGACCTCTCCATGCCCAG gaTTGGGTGTGGTCTTGATCGTCTGCAATGGGAAAATGTATCTGCCATGATCGAGGAAGTATTCGAGGCAACAGATATCAAAATTACTGTGTATACACTCTGA
- the OARD1 gene encoding ADP-ribose glycohydrolase OARD1 isoform X3: protein MASSLNEDQEGGRITYVKGDLFACPKTDSLAHCISEDCRMGAGIAVLFKKKFGGVQELLNQQKKSGEVAVLKRDGRYIYYLITKKRASHKPTYENLQKSLEAMKSHCLKNGVTDLSMPRIGCGLDRLQWENVSAMIEEVFEATDIKITVYTL from the exons ATGGCCAGCAGCCTTAATGAAGATCAAGAAGGAGGCAGA ATCACGTATGTGAAAGGAGATCTTTTTGCATGCCCCAAAACAGACTCTTTAGCCCACTGTATCAGTGAGGATTGTCGCATGGGTGCTGGGATAGCTGTTCTCTTCAAGAAGAAATTTGGAGGGGTGCAAGAACTGTTAAATCAGC AAAAGAAATCTGGAGAAGTGGCTGTTCTGAAGAGAGATGGGCGATATATATATTACTTG ATTACAAAGAAAAGGGCTTCGCACAAGCCAACTTATGAAAACTTGCAAAAGAGTTTAGAGGCCATGAAGTCTCATTGTCTGAAAAATGGAGTCACGGACCTCTCCATGCCCAG gaTTGGGTGTGGTCTTGATCGTCTGCAATGGGAAAATGTATCTGCCATGATCGAGGAAGTATTCGAGGCAACAGATATCAAAATTACTGTGTATACACTCTGA
- the OARD1 gene encoding ADP-ribose glycohydrolase OARD1 isoform X2, which translates to MPGRRREPTEFTAGSAAAITKECGLGSLARGARFRPATGRGAAILAEETHSGNSQLSIMASSLNEDQEGGRITYVKGDLFACPKTDSLAHCISEDCRMGAGIAVLFKKKFGGVQELLNQQKKSGEVAVLKRDGRYIYYLITKKRASHKPTYENLQKSLEAMKSHCLKNGVTDLSMPRQGNPGA; encoded by the exons ATGCCCGGGCGGCGGCGGGAACCCACGGAATTTACCGCCGGAAGTGCGGCGGCCATCACCAAAGAGTGCGGGCTCGGCTCACTAGCTAGAGGGGCTCGCTTCCGCCCCGCTACCGGGAGGGGGGCGGCCATTTTAG CTGAAGAAACACATTCTGGAAATAGCCAACTCAGTATCATGGCCAGCAGCCTTAATGAAGATCAAGAAGGAGGCAGA ATCACGTATGTGAAAGGAGATCTTTTTGCATGCCCCAAAACAGACTCTTTAGCCCACTGTATCAGTGAGGATTGTCGCATGGGTGCTGGGATAGCTGTTCTCTTCAAGAAGAAATTTGGAGGGGTGCAAGAACTGTTAAATCAGC AAAAGAAATCTGGAGAAGTGGCTGTTCTGAAGAGAGATGGGCGATATATATATTACTTG ATTACAAAGAAAAGGGCTTCGCACAAGCCAACTTATGAAAACTTGCAAAAGAGTTTAGAGGCCATGAAGTCTCATTGTCTGAAAAATGGAGTCACGGACCTCTCCATGCCCAGGCAAGGAAATCCAGGAGCCTAA